Proteins from a single region of Gemmatimonadota bacterium:
- a CDS encoding phytanoyl-CoA dioxygenase family protein yields MQLTPEQIREFHDRGYVKIPGAISKAMVDTARQAVNHSIGTLGPNGEDMSKHRAAQFCRDLNGAPVIMNLFNASPVISIAESLMGEGNLQKPIRGAQVAPRFPTVIGEVPPEPRGHLDGMGTGTNGMPKGVYRRGFTAFAVIYLADVPEPYSGNFTVWPGSHRFFENYLKREGLETLSNGTPRVDLPEGPDMVTGNAGDLIIAHHQMIHTGGPNASPNIRYAAIARLRHIDCDKNGNEGFQDIWREFPCVREAVAA; encoded by the coding sequence ATGCAACTCACACCCGAACAAATACGTGAATTTCACGACCGCGGTTACGTCAAAATACCCGGAGCCATATCAAAAGCCATGGTCGATACCGCGCGTCAGGCCGTCAACCACTCCATCGGCACCCTGGGGCCAAATGGCGAAGACATGTCCAAACATCGCGCAGCGCAATTCTGTCGCGACTTGAATGGCGCCCCGGTTATCATGAACCTCTTCAACGCCAGCCCGGTCATCTCCATCGCCGAATCGCTCATGGGAGAAGGCAACTTGCAAAAACCCATCAGAGGTGCGCAAGTCGCCCCGCGCTTCCCCACAGTAATCGGCGAAGTTCCACCCGAACCCCGCGGCCATCTCGACGGCATGGGCACCGGCACAAACGGCATGCCAAAAGGCGTGTACCGCCGCGGATTCACCGCCTTCGCCGTCATCTACCTGGCCGACGTACCCGAACCCTACAGCGGTAACTTCACCGTCTGGCCAGGCTCTCATCGCTTCTTCGAAAACTACCTCAAACGCGAGGGCCTCGAAACACTCTCCAACGGCACCCCCCGCGTTGACCTGCCCGAAGGACCGGACATGGTCACCGGCAACGCCGGCGACCTCATCATCGCACACCATCAGATGATCCACACCGGTGGCCCCAATGCCTCACCTAACATACGCTACGCCGCTATCGCGCGCCTGCGCCACATCGACTGTGACAAAAACGGCAACGAAGGCTTCCAGGACATCTGGCGCGAATTTCCCTGCGTGCGCGAAGCAGTAGCGGCGTAA